A genomic stretch from Bacterioplanes sanyensis includes:
- a CDS encoding substrate-binding periplasmic protein: MVKALVLLAMLLASVMVQASGRCQHFTASGNAEYPPYLWRSAQDPMVLVGANAMLMDYIAEQLGVSIDIGYVGPWGRTQEELAKGHIDFIAGAFFTEPRTKRMDYLYPAFQLTRTAVWVSEFRPFNYSQWQDLVGRQGVTVINNSFGQAFDEYAAENLTIHEAVKLEQGLRMLQGDRVDYFIYELNPGRAYASQLGISDVRPLAVPVSQEPLYLTMSKQSVCNTPEFRQRIEQVLQKAEQEKVMEGFLQQAISDWRESASTDLD, translated from the coding sequence ATGGTGAAAGCTCTGGTTCTGCTGGCCATGTTGCTAGCCAGCGTTATGGTTCAAGCGAGCGGCCGCTGCCAACACTTTACCGCCAGCGGTAACGCGGAATACCCACCCTACTTATGGCGCTCAGCGCAAGATCCTATGGTGCTGGTGGGTGCCAACGCCATGTTGATGGATTACATCGCCGAGCAGCTCGGGGTAAGCATCGATATTGGCTACGTCGGCCCTTGGGGGCGCACGCAGGAAGAGCTGGCTAAAGGGCACATCGACTTTATTGCCGGAGCGTTTTTCACCGAGCCGCGCACTAAGCGTATGGACTATTTGTACCCGGCCTTTCAGTTAACGCGCACGGCGGTGTGGGTCAGTGAATTTCGGCCGTTCAATTACAGCCAATGGCAGGACTTGGTGGGGCGCCAAGGGGTCACCGTGATCAATAACAGCTTTGGTCAGGCATTCGATGAATACGCAGCGGAAAATCTCACCATCCATGAAGCGGTGAAGCTGGAGCAAGGCTTGCGCATGCTGCAAGGCGACCGCGTGGATTATTTTATTTACGAACTTAACCCAGGCCGGGCTTACGCATCGCAACTGGGCATTTCAGATGTTCGCCCACTGGCCGTGCCGGTATCGCAAGAGCCGTTGTACCTGACCATGTCAAAGCAGTCGGTTTGTAACACGCCCGAGTTCCGCCAGCGCATTGAGCAAGTGCTGCAAAAAGCGGAACAAGAAAAGGTAATGGAAGGTTTTTTACAGCAAGCCATCAGCGACTGGCGTGAAAGCGCCTCAACGGACCTGGATTAG
- the ilvA gene encoding threonine ammonia-lyase, biosynthetic — translation MLNQYLKKILSARVYDVAIESPLHQAPFLTERLGNRIWLKREDEQPVYSFKIRGAYNKVVQLTDEEKAKGVVAASAGNHAQGLALAAKELGIKATIVMPRTTPEIKVKSVKARGAKVVLHGDAFDDAYAYSQKLVAEKGMTYIHPYDDPETIAGQGTIGMEILRQMRDPIDAIFIPVGGGGLIAGVAAYVKALRPEVRIVGVESTESASLAAALDAGERVILPQVGIFADGVAVAQVGENTWEICKDHVDEVITVTPDEICAAVKDTFDDTRAVCEPAGALSVAGLKKYVEREGCDNQNLIAILSGANVNFDRLRYISEVAEIGEGREVILAVTIPEQPGSFQKFCSLLGKRPITEFNYRYGDDSRAQIYVGVKVGAEPGARQALLDELTAQEYAVADLTDNEIAKYHIRHMVGGHAPASVDDEHLYRFEFPERPGALLNFLRTLGKRFNISLFHYRNHGAAYGRVLVGLQVPEGTEAELRKYLKALGYRYWDESDNAAYHLFLK, via the coding sequence ATGTTAAATCAGTACCTGAAGAAAATTCTGTCGGCGCGGGTTTACGACGTTGCCATTGAATCGCCTTTGCACCAGGCGCCTTTTCTGACTGAGCGACTGGGCAATCGAATTTGGCTGAAGCGTGAAGATGAACAACCGGTGTACTCGTTCAAAATTCGTGGCGCGTACAACAAAGTGGTGCAGCTGACGGATGAAGAAAAGGCCAAAGGTGTGGTGGCCGCATCCGCTGGCAATCATGCGCAAGGGCTGGCGCTGGCGGCGAAAGAACTGGGCATCAAAGCGACCATTGTGATGCCGCGTACAACGCCGGAAATCAAAGTGAAATCGGTCAAAGCCCGTGGCGCCAAGGTGGTGCTGCACGGTGATGCCTTCGATGATGCCTACGCCTATTCGCAAAAACTGGTGGCGGAAAAAGGCATGACCTATATCCACCCCTATGACGATCCGGAAACCATTGCTGGTCAAGGCACCATTGGCATGGAGATCCTGCGGCAGATGCGCGATCCGATTGATGCGATTTTTATTCCTGTCGGTGGTGGTGGTCTGATTGCTGGTGTGGCGGCTTACGTCAAAGCGCTGCGGCCTGAAGTGCGTATCGTGGGTGTGGAAAGCACCGAATCAGCCTCGCTGGCGGCGGCACTGGACGCAGGTGAACGCGTGATTTTACCGCAGGTCGGCATCTTCGCTGACGGCGTGGCGGTGGCCCAGGTCGGCGAAAACACCTGGGAAATCTGCAAAGATCATGTCGATGAAGTCATCACCGTCACGCCGGATGAAATTTGTGCCGCGGTAAAAGACACCTTCGACGACACCCGCGCTGTGTGCGAACCGGCGGGGGCGCTCAGTGTGGCGGGCCTGAAAAAATACGTCGAGCGCGAAGGCTGCGACAATCAAAATCTGATTGCGATTTTAAGCGGCGCCAACGTCAATTTTGATCGCCTGCGCTACATCTCTGAAGTGGCTGAAATTGGTGAAGGCCGTGAGGTGATCTTGGCGGTCACCATTCCCGAGCAGCCGGGCAGTTTCCAGAAATTCTGCAGCTTGCTGGGCAAACGCCCGATCACTGAATTTAACTATCGCTACGGTGATGACAGCCGCGCGCAAATTTACGTGGGTGTAAAAGTCGGCGCAGAGCCCGGTGCTCGCCAGGCCTTGCTGGATGAACTGACGGCACAAGAGTACGCGGTGGCCGATTTAACCGATAACGAAATCGCCAAGTACCATATTCGTCATATGGTGGGCGGGCACGCCCCGGCCAGTGTCGACGATGAGCACTTGTATCGCTTTGAGTTCCCTGAACGCCCAGGGGCGCTGCTCAACTTCCTGCGTACCTTGGGTAAGCGGTTTAATATCTCACTGTTTCATTATCGCAATCATGGCGCCGCTTATGGCCGCGTGTTGGTTGGCTTGCAAGTGCCAGAAGGCACCGAGGCTGAGCTGCGTAAATATTTGAAAGCGCTTGGCTATCGTTATTGGGACGAGAGTGACAATGCGGCTTACCATTTGTTTTTAAAGTAG
- the smrA gene encoding DNA endonuclease SmrA, with translation MSESEDELFFQEMQGVKPLAQRQRVQLRRDDEVAKANAAERQRAASAEQPSIEINHLQVSEVERVGPHDILGYKRPGIQDGVYRKLRLGKYEIEARLDLHRRTIEQARREIYRFVDDCLEHDLRTVLILPGKGDRNVEDPALLKSYLVHWLPQLDDVQAFHTAQLHHGGSGAFYVLLRKSDRKKQEARERFSKGRI, from the coding sequence ATGAGTGAGTCCGAAGACGAGTTGTTTTTTCAGGAGATGCAGGGGGTGAAACCTCTGGCACAGCGTCAGCGGGTTCAATTACGACGGGATGACGAGGTGGCCAAAGCCAATGCCGCTGAACGCCAGCGTGCCGCCAGCGCCGAGCAGCCCAGTATCGAAATCAACCACCTGCAGGTGTCCGAGGTTGAGCGCGTTGGTCCGCACGACATTCTCGGCTACAAGCGCCCCGGCATTCAGGATGGTGTGTATCGCAAGTTACGCTTGGGCAAATATGAAATCGAAGCGCGACTGGATTTGCATCGCCGCACCATCGAACAGGCCCGACGGGAAATCTATCGCTTTGTCGACGACTGCTTGGAGCACGATTTGCGTACCGTGCTGATTTTGCCAGGCAAGGGCGATCGCAATGTCGAAGACCCGGCTTTGCTGAAAAGCTATTTGGTGCACTGGCTGCCACAGCTGGATGATGTGCAGGCATTCCACACCGCACAGCTGCATCACGGCGGCTCCGGTGCCTTTTATGTGTTGCTGCGAAAAAGTGACCGCAAGAAGCAAGAGGCACGCGAGCGCTTCAGTAAGGGCCGCATTTAG